GACAAGCCTCTTCGTGAACCAGATGCCAATCCAGGCCAATTACCTCGACCAAAAGCCGCTCAGCCAGGCGATGCTTGCGCATTACCTCGATGGCGGTGAGCCTGCCCTCATCAGTAAATTCCAAGGCCCGATCGTCAGCGACTTTGAGAAGTCCATCGCGCTCCATACGAGCCACCGTCTGCGAGACGGTTGGACCAGAGTGTTCGAGACGCTCGGCAATTCGAGCACGCATTGGGGTGATGCCCTCCTCCTCAAGTTCCAAAATGGCCTTGAGGTACATCTCAGTAGTGTCAATCAGATCTGTCACAAAAACCCCTCGCTGCAGCCTTCAGACTAATACCCCCGCACTAAACTTTGGCTATGCCAGAGCTAGTAATTGACCCCGCCCTATTGCCAAAAGACGGTCGCTTCGGATGCGGTCCATCAAGAACTAGAGCGGAGCAGCTAGCCAACTTCGTTTCTGAGGGCGCAGCCCTCATGGGAACCTCCCACCGCCAGGCTCCGATCAAGGACATGGTTGGTGAGATTCGCCAGGGTCTCCTCGAGCTGTTCCGAGCGCCAGAGGGCTACGAGGTAATCCTTGGAAACGGTGGCTCGACTGCTTTTTGGGATGCTGCTGCATTCTCACTGGCGCGCCGCAAGGCACAGGCTTTGGTGCACGGAGAATTCGGTTCCAAATTTGCAAGCTCGCTTTCGGCTCCCTGGCTTGAAGCACCGACCGTGGTCAAGGGTGAGCCAGGCTCTCGCGCAGAGCTTTACCCCGAGACAGGGGTTGATCTATACGTTTACCCGCACAATGAAACCTCGACCGGAGTGATTACTCCAGTCGTCCGGGTAGCCGGTGATGAGGATGTGCTGATGCTCACCGACGCGACCAGCGCGGCCGGTGGCGTGTACTTTGATCTAGCCCAGACCGATGTTTACTACTTCGCGCCTCAGAAGAACTTTGCATCAGATGGTGGCCTCTGGATCGCAATTGCATCACCAAAGGCAATTGCGAGAATCGAAGAGATCGCAGCCTCGGATCGCTACATCCCTGAATTTCTAAGTCTCAAAGTTGCCCTCGACAACTCTCGACTGAACCAGACCTTGAACACTCCGGCGATCGCAACCCTGTTCTTGCTAAACGATCAGATCAAGTGGATGAACTCCCAGGGTGGTTTGAGCTGGGCAGCCGCCAGAACCAAGGAGTCCTCTGACCTGCTTTATAGCTGGGCAGATAACCACAAGCTAGCCAAGCCTTTTGTTTCAAACCCAGATCACCGCTCCCAGGTGGTGGTAACCATTGACTTTGATGAGAGCGTTGATGCTGCCAAGATCGCAAAGATACTGCGAGCGAATGGAGTTGTAGACACCGACCCCTATCGCAAGCTTGGACGAAACCAGCTGCGCGTGGCAACCTTCGTGGCCACTGAGCCATCGGATGTCAAGGCGCTAATCAACTGCATCGATTTTGTGCTGGAGCGCATGTGAAGCTGTTCGTGAAATTTGATGACCGCAAAGAGTCACCCGAGCCTGAGAAGGTAAATGCAAAGCGCGTCGTGCTACTCGGCACCTTCGCTTGGGGTCTGGTCCTCGTGGTCCTCGGCGCGTTTTATCCTGCGCTGTCTAACGCGGGCCTTGACTGGTGGCTTCACACTGCTTTGGTCGGTGTTGGCCTCGGATTCGTTGGCCTCACCATGATCCCCAAACGCTGAGGTCAAATCCCGAATCAACTCGTCGGCCTCAGCGTCCGTTTGAACTCGACCTGATTCCTTCAGTTGCTTGCGGAACTCCGCTAGTCGTTCTGCCCATGGCACCCAAGCTGGAGCGAGCAACGCCCCTTCGCTAGCGAGCAAATTGATTTCTGAGACAGTAGCTTCTTTTCGCTTGTCGACCTGAGTGAAGACCACTGACCAGTACCAGCTTTTGTAACTCCGCAGGGTGCAATCAAATCGAAGCTCAATGGCTCCCTTGGAAATTTCAAACTCGCCAAGGAACTCTCCGACAGAACCCTGCTCGGCGGTTTCAGCCAAGACCGCCTGAGCGGTGGCTAATTTATCCTTCAAGTTCGTCGGCTACTCGGCGTAGCAGCTGGGCCACCTTGCGAGAGTGGTTGGCCTCTGGGTACTTGCCACGCTTGAGGTTTCCGCCGATCTGGTCCAGAAGGCGAATCAGGTCCTCGGTGATGATGGCTAGATCCTCAGCAGGCTTACGGTTCACGGCGGTCAGGGTAGGGACCTCGATCACTCGAACGCTCAGTGCCTGAGCACCCTTACGACCGTCGATAATGCCGTATTCAACCCTAGTGCCCTGGCGAATAGTGGAGGTTCCAGCGGGTAGCGCCGAGATGTGCAGGAACACTTCGCTGCCATCGTCTCCTGCGATAAAGCCGAAGCCCTTGTCGTCATCGAAGAACTTAACTTTGCCGGTTGGCATAGGTCACCACTTTCCTTGGAACGGCGATAAGTGTAACCGAAAGGTAAAGTAAACGGATGGTCGAAAGAAAGCGCTTTGAAATAGAGTCCTTGCTCGCCTATGGAGCGACCGCTCTGATCGCAATTTCTATCCTCTCGATTCTTGCCACCCTGCTGGCAGCACTGTTCGAATTCGCCACCATCCCACCGATCATTGTTCAGCTTCCGCTCGTGGGTTTGCCTGTCGGATTCTTGTTGATCATCACCCTGCTAATCGTTTCCGTCGTGAAACGTGGCAAAGCGAATCGGAACTAGTTGAGCGACCTACTTGCGCTTTCAGCGGTCCTCAAGGGCCTGGACCCCAAAAACCTGGCTAAGTATTTACCCGGCAATGAGTCGGTGACCGACCTACTCGATTTAGCCAAAGTTCTTCTCACTAAGCGCGAGCTTGAGAAGCGCATTCGCACCTTGGACAAAGCTGCCCTGGAAGATCTCACCTCGGGTAATGTCTCGGCCGAGCTTCAGTCGAATCTGCTGGCAACCGAGTCAGTGATTGAGGATGCCAGGTCCTTGGCGAAGGAGCTGCAGCCAATCAAGCTGAGCTACCAACTGGCACCCGGTCACGGAGCCGGGCTAAGCGCCTACCAAACGCTGCTAGCGCTCACCGAGCTGCTGTTCAGCTTTGAAAAACGACTCTTGGTGCCTGTGAAGGCAGGACTCCGAGCCCCGGATGCCAGAGAAATTGGCGAGACACTAAAGCTAAACGCTCAAGAGGTTCAAACCATCTATCAACTTGGTGTCAGCTGCGGGTTTATCCACCAGGCCAAAGATCGAATTCACGCAACGATTCAGGGCTTTGCTTGGCTCGAGCTGGATAACCCAGATCGCTGGCTTCAGCTAGCGAAAGCAGTTTTAGACCTACCCAAGCTAGAGCTAAACGATGAGCCACTTTTGGATCAGGTTCTAGAGCAGTATCCGCTGATTGATCCAAATCAGCTCAAGACCCTGAGGTTTGCGGAAATTCTTGGGCTAACTCAAAACCTGATTCCAACCGCTGAGCTAGAGAATCTCACAGGCGAATGGATTGCCAAAGAGCTCCCTGAAACCAGTGAGCGATTCGTGGTTCAGGGAGACCTATCGCTAATGACACTTGGCCCGATTACCGCGAGGCTGCATCGACTACTCGATGTAATTGCTCAAGCGGAGGATTTGGGTCTTGCCTCGAGGTTCAGGCTCAGTAGCCTCACCATCTCACACGCCCTCGAATCCGGGATGAGTATTGCCCAGATTCGCTCGGTTCTTGAAAGAAGCATCCAGCCCCTACCCCAGCCGGTTGAATACCTTCTCAGCGAGAGCGAAGCTAGATTCGCAGCAATCAAAATCTCCGACTTGGGATCAGCATCGCTAATCAAAGCCGCCGATGGCATTTTGCTCAGGCAAATTTTGGGAGAGCAGCTCCTTAGGCCACTGCTTTTGGAGCCAAGACCAGAGGGGCTGATTTCCAGGCTGGATCCCGAGATCGTCTACCTAAATCTTCGAGCCGCAGGCTATGCCGCGATTCGTGTTGACGATGAGGATCGGGTGCTATCACCACGCGCTGCTGCAGTCGAGATTGTTGAACCCGAAAAGGACTATCTTCAGCTGGCAACCGCGATCGCAAATCGTGAGGCCAGCGAACCGAGTGGCAATGATGTGCTACGACAGTTGCAGTTTGCCCTTCGCAACAAGCTCAAGGTTGGGGTGAGGGTGAGTTACCCCGATGGTTCTGAGCGCGAGCACCTGATTGAACCTCTCGGACTTGCCGGCTCGAGGGTGCGAGGGCGCGACACCGCAAAAGAGGCCGAGATCACACTGCCGCTTGGGAGAATCACCTCAATCTGGCTCGCCTAAGCTAGAGGGATGTCTTTGGGGCCACTAATCGTTCAATCAGACCGCACGGTGCTGCTTGAAACTGACCACCCAAACGCCGAGATCGCCCGCCACGAGCTAGCCATTTTTGCCGAATTGGAGCGCGCTCCAGAGCATGTCCACACCTACCGAATCACCAAGCTTGGACTTTGGAACGCCCGGGCTGCCGGACACGATGCCAGCTTCATTTTGGATGTTCTAAACCGCTACTCCAAGTACCCGGTCCCACAGGGTGTTGCCCAAGAAATTGAGGCCACCATCTCCCGGTTCGGTCGCCTGGTTATAGCCAGGGATGCCGAGGGCCTGGTGCTCAGATCGGATTCCAAAGCAATCTTGGCTGAGGTGGCATCAACCAGGCGCATTGCAGATTTGCTGGAGCAAGAGGTCGAGTCTGGTTATCGCATTCGCGATTGGGCTCGCGGTCAGCTAAAGCAGGAGTTGCTGAAACTAGGGTGGCCGGCCGAGGACAGCGCTGGCTTTACCCCCGGCACCCCGATGGAGATTGAACTTATCGAAGGCGATTGGCAGCTTCGCGATTATCAACTTCAGGCGGCTCAAAAGTTTGAGCTCGGTGGCAATGGCGTAGTGGTTTTGCCCTGTGGTGCTGGTAAAACAATCGTCGGTGCGACCGCGATGTCGCTGATCAAAGCCAACACCTTGATTCTTGTGACCAACACAGTGTCGGCCAGACAATGGCGAGCAGAACTTCTAAAGCGCACCAGTTTGAAGGAAGAGGACATCGCGGAATACTCGGGCTCTAGTAAAGAGATTGCTCCGGTGACCATTGCGACGTATCAAATCCTTACCACCAAGCGCAAAGGCGACTTCGCTCACCTCGAACTGTTGAATGCGCGAGACTGGGGTCTGATCGTCTATGACGAGGTTCACCTGTTGCCGGCGCCGATTTTCAAGATGACTGCAGATTTGCAGGCCAGAAGAAGACTCGGCCTAACAGCGACCTTGGTTAGAGAAGATGGACGCGAGTCAGATGTCTTTTCACTGATCGGACCAAAGCGCTTTGATGCGCCATGGAAAGACATTGAAGCACAGGGCTACATTGCCCCCGCTAAGTGCTTTGAAATTCGAGTGCCGTTGCCAGACGAGGCTCGCATGCAGTATGCGATTGCCGATCAGGACACCCGCTTCAGAATTGCAGCCACCGCAGAGGCGAAGATCAACATCATCAAGCAGCTGCTAAAAAAGCATGAGGCGGAGCCAACATTGATCATTGGTCAATACCTAGAGCAAATTGATCAGGTCGCTACCGCGTTGAAAATTCCGAAGCTCACTGGTGAGACACCAGTCTTGGAGCGCGAGCAACTATTTCAAGATTTCCGCACTGGGAAACTGACCGCTTTGGTGGTTTCAAAGGTTGCAAACTTCTCGGTGGATCTTCCTGAGGCATCGGTTGCCATTCAAATCTCCGGGGCTTTCGGGTCACGCCAAGAGGAGGCTCAGCGTCTTGGTCGACTGCTGCGCCCCAAGGCGGATGGTCGCAGCGCTAGCTTCTACACGTTGGTTGCGAAGGACACGGTCGAGCAAGACTTTGCCCAAAACCGCCAGCGCTTCTTGGCGGAGCAGGGTTACAGCTACGAGATTTTGGACGCAGATCAGATTTAGCACAGACGACTCACAGGAAACATCCAGTAACTGTGAGAATACTTACCGCATGACCGCACTCAAAGTTCTCGTTGTAGATGATGAACCAAACATCAGAGACCTGCTCTCTGCCTCCCTTAGATTTGCTGGCCACCAGGTAATTACCTCCCACAATGGCACCGATGCAGTGGCCAAGATTATTGACAACCAGCCAGACATCGTGCTGCTTGATGTCATGCTCCCGGATGTCTCCGGATTCGGTGTCACCAAGAAGATTCGCTCGATGGGTATCGAGACTCCGATCCTGTTCCTAACCGCTCGTGATGACACCGAAGACAAGGTCACCGGCCTCACCGTTGGTGGCGACGACTACGTCACAAAGCCTTTCAGCCTGGACGAAATCATGGCTCGCATTTCTGCAATCATGCGCCGCACTGGCAAGGATCAGGTCGCAGAATCTGTGATTCGAGTTGGTGAGCTGGAAATGAATGAGGATGCTCACGAGGTGACTGTCAATGGTCAACCCGTCGACCTATCCCCCACCGAATATCAACTGCTTCGCTATCTTGCTCAGAATCCGAACCGAGTGCTAACCAAGGCTCAGATTCTCGATCACGTTTGGGAGTATGACTTCAACGGCGAAATGGGGATCGTTGAAAGCTACGTCTCTTACCTGAGAAAGAAACTTGACCCACTGTCGTCAGAACCACTAATTGTCACAAAGCGTGGAGTTGGATACCTACTCAAGGGCCCTAAGAACTAAATGAAGAGTCGGCTACTGAAAGCCTGGGAGCGAGTCTCGCTTCGGGCCAAGCTGACGACCCTTTCGGTTGGCTTGATTGGCCTATTGCTTTCAGTATCCAGCGCAGGAACAGTGGCGCTGCTGAGCACCTACCTGCAACAAAACACCGACACCCTCTTGATTACGACCGCAAACTCACTGCGCACCGAGAACCCGGCACGACTAGAGGCCAGGGTTGCACAGGGTGCATTGAGTCTGCCTTCACTCCCCTCCGACTACTACATCGCGATCTTGGATAGCGAGGGGGATCAGTACCTCGGGCTTGTTAGCTCTGCTGGAAATCAGCGCGAAGTGCCTAACTTCACCTCTCTTGATCTGGAGGCGGTAATTGCAACCGGAGGTATTCCGTTTGAGGTTCGAGTCGAACGCGAGGGCCTCAGGGATGACACCTGGCGAGTAGTAGCCCTGCCGCTCGACCGTGCGCTTGGCTCGGTTGTGGTAGCGCTCCCCACCAATACCAACCGTCAGATCATTCAGGAGTATGGTGCGATCGGTGGCAGGTTTGGGATCTTCCTGGTTTTACTTTCCGGTCTAAGCATTTGGCTCACCATCACTTCCGCTCTAAGACCTTTGAAGGAAGTGGAGAGAACTGCAGCCTCGGTTCGCAGCGGCAAGTTCTCCTCTCGTCTTGTGGAGCGCGATGGTAAGACCGAGATTGGTCGACTCAACCGAGCGCTCAACTCGATGCTTGACTCCATCGAAACCGCCGTGCGCGGCAGAGACAAAACTCTTGATCAAATGCGCAGGTTTGTCTCAGATGCGTCCCACGAACTCAGAACACCGCTTGTAACCGTTCGCGGATATGCCGAGCTCTATCGAATGGGTGCCCTGAAGAAAAAACAGGACGTGACTGAAGCGATGCAGCGCATCGAATCCGAAGCCATACGAATGACTGGCTTGGTAGAGAGCCTTCTGACGCTGACCCGGATGGACGAGCAGGGAAATCTAAAAACCTCACTGGCTGACATCGCTCAGCAATGCCAACTGGCTATTAGGGATGCCGAGGTTGCCCACTCCGGACTGAGATTTAGTTATCAGGGACCGAGTGAACTTGAATTGGAATTTGATTCGGATCGAATCAAACAGGTATTGACCAACCTGATTACGAATGCCTCCAGGTTTGCACCCAAGGATTCTGAGATAACTCTCGAGTTGATTCAGGAAAAAGATGGGGTCACCATAAAGGTGATTGACCACGGTGAGGGAATCCCAGAAGCTCTGCGGGCACAAATCTTTGAACGCTTTTATCGCGCCGACAACTCACGCAACCGTGACACCGGTGGCTCTGGCTTGGGACTCGCCATTGCCAAGTCAATCGTTGAAGCTCACGGCGGCAAGATTTGGGCTAGTGAAACCCCTGGCGGTGGAGCAACCTTTACCTTTACGCTCCCCGCAACCACATCCGAAAAGCACTAGTTATCCACAGCCCAATCAGCTGGACTTATCAAATCTTGAGAAACCAAGCAGATTTGGTGCATGACATTTTTCACAGTTGACAGCGAGCGCATCAACGCCGCAAACACCACCATTCAAGCAACCATCTCGAGGCTTCAGACCGAGGTCAATAGCCTCCATGGACAGCTCAGCGCTTTACAAGACAGTTGGCAGGGAGTTGCCTCAACCTCGTTTCAGGAACTTATGATGCGGTGGCGAACATCATCCGATGCACTCGAGCAGAATCTGGGACAAATTGGGCAGGCTCTCGCGATGGCCGCATCGCAATATCAGGAGATCGAACAGGCTAACCAGAGGTTGTTCCTCTAACGGAAAAAGCCGGGACCAATGGCCCCGGCTTTTCTTTGGAACTTGTTAGAAGTCCATTCCTGCACCTGCGTCAGCAGCTGGTGCTGCGGCAGGCTCTGGACGCTCGGCAACAACTGCCTCGGTGGTTAGGAACAGACCTGCGATGGAGGCTGCGTTCTGCAGTGCAGAGCGAGTCACCTTCACTGGGTCGTTGATACCAGCCTTCAGCATGTCGACGTACTCGCCAGTTGCTGCGTTTAGACCCTGGCCGTCTGGAAGGTTTGCAACCTTTTCAGCGACAACACCTGGCTCTAGACCTGCGTTGATTGCGATCTGCTTCAGTGGAGCGGAGATTGCAACCTTCACGATGTTCGCACCGGTTGCCTCGTCACCAGAGAGGTTTAGACCGTTGAATGCCACCTTGCCGGCCTGCAGCAGTGCAACACCACCACCAGCCACGATGCCTTCCTCGACAGCAGCCTTCGCGTTGCGAACTGCGTCCTCAATGCGGTGCTTGCGCTCCTTGAGCTCAACCTCGGTAGCTGCTCCAGCCTTGATGACTGCAACACCACCAGCAAGCTTTGCTAGACGCTCCTGAAGCTTCTCGCGGTCGTAGTCGGAGTCAGTGTTGCCGATCTCACGACGGATTTGCTCGACGCGGCCCTTGATCTGCTCAGCGTCACCAGCACCCTCAACGATGGTGGTCTCATCCTTGGTGATGACAACCTTGCGAGCGCGTCCCAGCATGGCTAGGTCGGTGTTCTCAAGCTTTAGGCCAACCTCTTCAGCAATTACCTGACCACCGGTCAAGATTGCGATGTCCTGGAGCATGGCCTTGCGGCGGTCACCGAATCCAGGAGCCTTTACTGCTACCGAGCGGAAGATTCCGCGGATCTTGTTTACAACCAAGGTTGCAAGGGCTTCGCCCTCGATGTCCTCGGCAATGATTAGAAGTGGCTTGCCGGACTGCATGACCTTGTCAACAACAGGAAGTAGGTCCTTCATGTTGGAGATCTTGGAGTTAGCAATCAGGATGTAAGCATCCTCGAGAACTGCTTCCTGACGCTCTGGGTCGGTAACCATGTAAGCGGAAACGTATCCCTTGTCAAAACGCATACCCTCGGTTAGCTCCAGCTGGATACCGAAGGTGTTGGACTCCTCGACGGTTACAACACCCTCCTTGCCAACCTTGTCGATTGCC
The genomic region above belongs to Aquiluna sp. KACHI24 and contains:
- the serC gene encoding phosphoserine transaminase, yielding MPELVIDPALLPKDGRFGCGPSRTRAEQLANFVSEGAALMGTSHRQAPIKDMVGEIRQGLLELFRAPEGYEVILGNGGSTAFWDAAAFSLARRKAQALVHGEFGSKFASSLSAPWLEAPTVVKGEPGSRAELYPETGVDLYVYPHNETSTGVITPVVRVAGDEDVLMLTDATSAAGGVYFDLAQTDVYYFAPQKNFASDGGLWIAIASPKAIARIEEIAASDRYIPEFLSLKVALDNSRLNQTLNTPAIATLFLLNDQIKWMNSQGGLSWAAARTKESSDLLYSWADNHKLAKPFVSNPDHRSQVVVTIDFDESVDAAKIAKILRANGVVDTDPYRKLGRNQLRVATFVATEPSDVKALINCIDFVLERM
- a CDS encoding DUF3027 domain-containing protein; translation: MKDKLATAQAVLAETAEQGSVGEFLGEFEISKGAIELRFDCTLRSYKSWYWSVVFTQVDKRKEATVSEINLLASEGALLAPAWVPWAERLAEFRKQLKESGRVQTDAEADELIRDLTSAFGDHGEANESEANTDQSSVKPPVKARVRQRRIKRAEDHEDQTPSEGAE
- a CDS encoding cold-shock protein; translated protein: MPTGKVKFFDDDKGFGFIAGDDGSEVFLHISALPAGTSTIRQGTRVEYGIIDGRKGAQALSVRVIEVPTLTAVNRKPAEDLAIITEDLIRLLDQIGGNLKRGKYPEANHSRKVAQLLRRVADELEG
- a CDS encoding helicase-associated domain-containing protein, which codes for MSDLLALSAVLKGLDPKNLAKYLPGNESVTDLLDLAKVLLTKRELEKRIRTLDKAALEDLTSGNVSAELQSNLLATESVIEDARSLAKELQPIKLSYQLAPGHGAGLSAYQTLLALTELLFSFEKRLLVPVKAGLRAPDAREIGETLKLNAQEVQTIYQLGVSCGFIHQAKDRIHATIQGFAWLELDNPDRWLQLAKAVLDLPKLELNDEPLLDQVLEQYPLIDPNQLKTLRFAEILGLTQNLIPTAELENLTGEWIAKELPETSERFVVQGDLSLMTLGPITARLHRLLDVIAQAEDLGLASRFRLSSLTISHALESGMSIAQIRSVLERSIQPLPQPVEYLLSESEARFAAIKISDLGSASLIKAADGILLRQILGEQLLRPLLLEPRPEGLISRLDPEIVYLNLRAAGYAAIRVDDEDRVLSPRAAAVEIVEPEKDYLQLATAIANREASEPSGNDVLRQLQFALRNKLKVGVRVSYPDGSEREHLIEPLGLAGSRVRGRDTAKEAEITLPLGRITSIWLA
- a CDS encoding DNA repair helicase XPB, encoding MSLGPLIVQSDRTVLLETDHPNAEIARHELAIFAELERAPEHVHTYRITKLGLWNARAAGHDASFILDVLNRYSKYPVPQGVAQEIEATISRFGRLVIARDAEGLVLRSDSKAILAEVASTRRIADLLEQEVESGYRIRDWARGQLKQELLKLGWPAEDSAGFTPGTPMEIELIEGDWQLRDYQLQAAQKFELGGNGVVVLPCGAGKTIVGATAMSLIKANTLILVTNTVSARQWRAELLKRTSLKEEDIAEYSGSSKEIAPVTIATYQILTTKRKGDFAHLELLNARDWGLIVYDEVHLLPAPIFKMTADLQARRRLGLTATLVREDGRESDVFSLIGPKRFDAPWKDIEAQGYIAPAKCFEIRVPLPDEARMQYAIADQDTRFRIAATAEAKINIIKQLLKKHEAEPTLIIGQYLEQIDQVATALKIPKLTGETPVLEREQLFQDFRTGKLTALVVSKVANFSVDLPEASVAIQISGAFGSRQEEAQRLGRLLRPKADGRSASFYTLVAKDTVEQDFAQNRQRFLAEQGYSYEILDADQI
- a CDS encoding response regulator transcription factor, which produces MTALKVLVVDDEPNIRDLLSASLRFAGHQVITSHNGTDAVAKIIDNQPDIVLLDVMLPDVSGFGVTKKIRSMGIETPILFLTARDDTEDKVTGLTVGGDDYVTKPFSLDEIMARISAIMRRTGKDQVAESVIRVGELEMNEDAHEVTVNGQPVDLSPTEYQLLRYLAQNPNRVLTKAQILDHVWEYDFNGEMGIVESYVSYLRKKLDPLSSEPLIVTKRGVGYLLKGPKN
- a CDS encoding sensor histidine kinase → MKSRLLKAWERVSLRAKLTTLSVGLIGLLLSVSSAGTVALLSTYLQQNTDTLLITTANSLRTENPARLEARVAQGALSLPSLPSDYYIAILDSEGDQYLGLVSSAGNQREVPNFTSLDLEAVIATGGIPFEVRVEREGLRDDTWRVVALPLDRALGSVVVALPTNTNRQIIQEYGAIGGRFGIFLVLLSGLSIWLTITSALRPLKEVERTAASVRSGKFSSRLVERDGKTEIGRLNRALNSMLDSIETAVRGRDKTLDQMRRFVSDASHELRTPLVTVRGYAELYRMGALKKKQDVTEAMQRIESEAIRMTGLVESLLTLTRMDEQGNLKTSLADIAQQCQLAIRDAEVAHSGLRFSYQGPSELELEFDSDRIKQVLTNLITNASRFAPKDSEITLELIQEKDGVTIKVIDHGEGIPEALRAQIFERFYRADNSRNRDTGGSGLGLAIAKSIVEAHGGKIWASETPGGGATFTFTLPATTSEKH
- a CDS encoding WXG100 family type VII secretion target: MTFFTVDSERINAANTTIQATISRLQTEVNSLHGQLSALQDSWQGVASTSFQELMMRWRTSSDALEQNLGQIGQALAMAASQYQEIEQANQRLFL
- the groL gene encoding chaperonin GroEL (60 kDa chaperone family; promotes refolding of misfolded polypeptides especially under stressful conditions; forms two stacked rings of heptamers to form a barrel-shaped 14mer; ends can be capped by GroES; misfolded proteins enter the barrel where they are refolded when GroES binds), which produces MAKIIHFNEEARRGLERGLNVLADTVKVTLGPRGRNVVLEKKWGAPTITNDGVSIAKEIELSDPFEKIGAELVKEVAKKTDDVAGDGTTTATVLAQALVKEGLRNVAAGADPISLKRGIDKASAAVTEALLKMAVPVETKEQIAATASISAGDSTIGEIIAEAIDKVGKEGVVTVEESNTFGIQLELTEGMRFDKGYVSAYMVTDPERQEAVLEDAYILIANSKISNMKDLLPVVDKVMQSGKPLLIIAEDIEGEALATLVVNKIRGIFRSVAVKAPGFGDRRKAMLQDIAILTGGQVIAEEVGLKLENTDLAMLGRARKVVITKDETTIVEGAGDAEQIKGRVEQIRREIGNTDSDYDREKLQERLAKLAGGVAVIKAGAATEVELKERKHRIEDAVRNAKAAVEEGIVAGGGVALLQAGKVAFNGLNLSGDEATGANIVKVAISAPLKQIAINAGLEPGVVAEKVANLPDGQGLNAATGEYVDMLKAGINDPVKVTRSALQNAASIAGLFLTTEAVVAERPEPAAAPAADAGAGMDF